In Paralichthys olivaceus isolate ysfri-2021 chromosome 13, ASM2471397v2, whole genome shotgun sequence, the following are encoded in one genomic region:
- the entpd3 gene encoding ectonucleoside triphosphate diphosphohydrolase 3, with product MAYKCRIAGVLLLLLASIAALIAVAIIQDTWAFKEYSLEYGIVIDSGSSRSNVYLYEWPGEKQNETGVVTQIMDCRVAGDGISDMKVDVEKDVKSWKAFQECMANITKAIPAEKHKTTPLFLGATAGMRLLHQHDEQRSNEILEDLRKYLSSLPFNFQNASIITGQEEGLYGWITVNYLMENFLEKNLWNTLVQKEGAKTVGSLDLGGASTQIAFAVQDDLNGPNYMPVKLYGYPYNVYTHSFLCYGKNEADKRVLDKIVQESRDPAYILNPCYPEGFNITLKASSIYNTECTQKPANYNPDQDLFMVGAPDSDKCSSIVKSIFDFKTCSSAHCSFNGVEQAPVTGEFMAYAGFFFIARAVVQNGTSDIDQFNSSVREFCHKHWTVLKKEKNWISEKHLRTYCYGAHYVLTLLADGYKFDKETWTGISFQREVKDTSVGWSLGYMLSMSNMIPSEVKHITPLTNPVFAGLIFLFSALTIVMVIIVFIIIIRTCY from the exons ATGGCATACAAGTGTCGCATAGCAGGCGTGCTACTCCTGCTGTTGGCCAGCATCGCCGCCCTCATTGCTGTTGCCATCATTCAGGATACCTGGGCGTTTAAAGAGTACAGCCTAGAG TACGGGATAGTGATAGATTCGGGTTCATCTCGGTCCAATGTGTACCTCTACGAGTGGCCGGGGGAGAAGCAGAATGAAACAGGAGTAGTGACACAGATAATGGACTGTCGAGTTGCTG GTGACGGCATCTCCGATATGAAAGTTGATGTTGAGAAAGATGTCAAGTCATGGAAAGCATTCCAAGAGTGCATGGCCAATATCACCAAGGCCattcctgctgaaaaacacaaaaccacgcCCCTGTTTCTCGGAGCCACAGCCGGGATGAGACTGCTGCA TCAGCACGATGAGCAGAGATCAAATGAAATCCTGGAAGATCTCAGAAAATACCTGAGCTCCCTGCCCTTCAACTTCCAAAACGCCTCCATCATCACAGGTCAAGAGGAAGGTCTATATGGGTGGATCACCGTCAACTACCTGATGGAAAACTTCCTGGAG AAAAACCTGTGGAACACCCTTGTGCAGAAGGAGGGGGCAAAGACAGTCGGATCCTTGGACCTTGGTGGAGCATCGACCCAAATAGCCTTCGCAGTTCAGGACGATCTCAATGGGCCCAACTACATGCCTGTCAAACTGTACGGATACCCTTACAATGTCTACACTCACAGTTTCCTCTGCTATGGAAAAAATGAGGCTGATAAGAGAGTTCTGGACAAAATAGTACAG GAATCACGTGACCCAGCATACATTCTGAACCCCTGCTACCCTGAAGGTTTCAACATCACCTTGAAGGCCTCATCCATCTATAACACAGAGTGCACCCAGAAGCCAGCAAACTACAACCCAGACCAGGATCTCTTCATGGTGGGAGCCCCTGACTCAGACAAGTGCAGCAGCATAGTGAAGTCAATATTTGATTTCAAGACCTGTTCCTCAGCCCACTGTTCCTTCAACGGGGTTGAGCAGGCGCCAGTCACCGGAGAGTTCATG gcATACGCTGGATTCTTCTTCATTGCTCGGGCTGTTGTGCAGAATGGCACTTCAGATATAGATCAGTTCAACTCTTCAGTGAGAGAATTCTGCCACAAGCATTGGACAGTG cttaaaaaagaaaagaactggATCTCTGAGAAACACCTGAGGACTTACTGCTATGGAGCTCACTACGTCTTGACTCTCCTGGCAGACGGTTACAAGTTTGACAAAGAGACATGGACAGGAATCAGCTTTCAAAGAGAG GTGAAGGACACCAGTGTGGGTTGGAGTTTGGGCTACATGCTGAGTATGTCCAACATGATCCCATCTGAAGTGAAACACATCACGCCTTTGACCAACCCTGTCTTTGCCGGccttatatttttattttcagctctgACCATCGTCATGGTTATCAtagttttcatcatcatcattcgcACCTGCTACTGA